The sequence atatttctttattgtgaatatcgatatggttgatccgtcttacagataaagattcatgagaacgtctcacaagagacctactctaaaaataaaaacatatatgtaAATTCAGAATCCAAAGTTGTAGTTATTTAATAAAGATAAGAACGTACATGTAAATTTATCTTTCAAACTTATCATATTTAACGAAGATAAAGATATATAATagatatagatacatatattaTACATAGTGAATCGAGCAAACTCAGTAATAAGTCGACTAGTAAGAAAAAAGTAATAATAAGGTATAAGAAAATTCCTGCACAGATAAGCCACTTAGCCTAAATTTATtgtataaaaatgaaaaacctAACCAAGAAAAGCACTCATATTGGCGCAGCACATGTAGTCCTGAAGTGTCCGGTTTGATTGCAGCGACTACAATGCACGACCCTCTTCACACGGCCACGATCTTCCGCTCTGACTCGTTTCTTCCTTGGGCGGCCAGGTGGACGTAAAGATTTAGGTGGATTGATAATAATGTCAATCGGGTTATTATACACTACAATATCAGTAGCTTTATTGGCATTAGGATCTCCTTCGGATACCTCCTTCCAAAGTGTTTTATCCGGGATGGGGTGTATGGTTTGTGAGTATGTTTTCCGATAAGTGGCAACGGTGAAACTGCTCTCAGTAAATCGATGGACGTTCTGTCTGCACGAAAGTAAGGCTGCAACGGCGTGCGCACATGGTAAACCATAGAGTTGCCATCCCCGGCAAAGACAGCAACGGTTCCGGATATCGACAATATTTGTTCCCTCGTGAGATATTACCTCAAACTCTGCTTCATTTGCTCGGAGAACCTGGTAAGTTCGAGCGCGTTCAAGGGCCTCTGCGACTCGTCTCTCAGCTGTAGGAACAAGAATGGAAGTCCACTGCATACTAGCCTCTCGACGTTCATTGAACCAAGTCATGAGCTGCCTCCGAATACATTCCATCATCTGAATTATAGGAAGACCCGAGGCTTCTAAAATCCAAGTGTTTAGCGATTCCACTATATTAGCTGTCAAATGTCCAAATCTTGTTCCCTCAAAATATGCGGTAGCCCATAGACGAGGGGGAATTCGCCGTATCCAGTAGGCAGCATCTTGAGATATCTCTTCAATCTCTagtattttggtgtcaaattcATTAACAGTCAGAACATGAGCAGTTTCCCATAAAAGGTTAACAAGCATAGTATTGTTAAACTCTTTGCGGAAGCTTTCACTTAAATGGCGCATGCAAAAGCCATGGAAAGCAGTGGGAAAATTTGCTTCCACTCCATCTACGATGCCCTTCTGCCTATCTGATAATATCGTAAGCCTTGGCATGTTTTCTGTATTGACCTCGAGCAAGCTATGAAGTTCAGATAGAAACCACATCCAGTTATCATCATTTTCCTCATCAACAACACCAAAGGCCAGAGGAAAAAGGCCACCGTCCCCATCAAAACCAGTAGCAAGAAGCAAAGTACCAAGGTATTTGCTCTTCAAGAATGTTCTGTCCAGCCCAAGAAGAGGACGACAAGCATTTAGGAAGCCATAGATAGATGCTTGGAATGAGATAAATAGGCGCTGAAAGCAATTGTCAGCTGGATTTGTATAAACAGATGCAATACTTCCAGGGTTCGTCCGTTTCACTTGCTCACAGTACTGTGGAAGGAGCCGATAGCCTTCTTCAAAGGATCCACGCATGGCAGTCATAATCCTCTCCTTTCCACGCCAAGCTTGTTTGTATGATAAAGTAATACCGTGAACTCTGTGAATCTCTTCCAAGATCTCTTTCGGCTTGCAATTGGGATTTTCTCGAAGGCGTTGTTCCACAGAATTGGCAACCCACTGGACTGAAGCCTGCTGATGCCCCAGATGGCTGATTCCTCCACACGTATGGTTATCATTAATGGTCCTAATTGTGAAAGTTGGTACACCAGGAAGTTTCGCAGCATGAATGCGCCAAGGGCAGCTCTCACTGGCACATTTGGCAGTGAATCGAGTTTTATCTGATTTAATGGTCTGCACTTCAAAGTGCAGAGCTATAGCTGTGTCCCTCAATGCCCTGCGACAGGCTTTAACATCGGCAAATTCTTGTCCCACCACAAGTTCGTGGTAAGGACTAAGAGCAAGACTTCGTTGCTGAAGGACAGCAGAGGGAGTAACTACTAAAGCATTCTGGCGAACACTCATTTCATGCAACGATTCAATGCAAATGTCCTCGTGCTGGAGTACCGCCAAATCCATATTCTCGTCAAGTTCTTGGTGATCAGATATAGCCAACTCATTGTTCTCGGGGATAACTAGTTCGATATTCTCTCCATGTAAATGCACCTCTTGAACTTCATGTTCGGGTTTCTCTTCCATTGCTAACCCGTTCAACTGCTCATATTCGTGCTCATCAACGCCCTCAGATAAGATGCTCTGCCCCAAACCATCCTCATGCTCAGGAGTATGTCCCATCCCCAAGCCACGGATCCGAGCAATGCCTGTGTCATTATTAGGGCCCAGCATAACCTGCTGGTTCTGACCAAGGGTTCCATTATGATTCTGTCCAAGCAGCAATTCCTGGTTCGTCATTTTCTATCTGTCAAGGGATGATACCTGCCTTCAAAATGTTACATATTTGACATCTTTAAGTTAATTTAGCCAGAAAATAATGGAAAAAAATTCCGAACAGAGTCATACTTCTGTCTGCTAATCTAACATCAAAATTTCGACTCATTCTCAACAATACACGAATCACCAGATTCTTAAATTTTTCTACTTTCCGGATATGCTAAACAGTATAGAATCATGTTTGTTCCacaaacataaaataattttgaaaagaagCAGCAGCATAACAAGCTTACATAAATCATTCCAATACAGTAAAGCGTCAAATAGCAAAGAAAAGAACATGCTCCCAGGATTTCACCAAGATAGACAAGGGAGAAAAGGATCGAAACCcacccaaaaaaaaacaaaatctaaACAGTATCCtaataaaaataccaaaaaaaaaaaagaacaaatttTTTGCAAGTTTTAAATCTTGAACCCAGAATAGACCAAATCCAGATTCAAAACACTATTAGCTACAAGAATCTTGGAGAAAAAACACAAACCGATGAACCCCAAATAATCTAAACTCGAAACCCAGCAAGAATCAAGAAGGATTatgctttaaaaattaattaagtaattaaaggGATACCTGACAAGTAACAAGAATTTGAAAGTGGCGGGTAAAAAAGGGCATAGGAAAGAAGGAGAAAATTGGGAAAAACGAGAGAACAAGGGCAGAAAGGGGGCGGGCCGCAGGAAGGAGGGTTGAGATGGGAATTCCAGGCGCTCCCGAGGCTGTGAGAGATGGGCATTTAGGTCAAAACTTGTAGGGGATATGCTATTCTTCTTTTTCCCCATTTTTTGTACTTACCATAATACCCCttttctaattttcttttttctttctttttttttcttttcattttatttttgtaaagaGTATCAAATTCTAGTTCTAGCAATTGGTAATAATGAGATGATATTTCAATATTatgcataattttaaaaaaaatgaataaaactatatctcaaaatataataatttacagCTAATTATATACTATAAAAATATTCAGAAGAGTTGTAAAAAATTTGCTCCGTTTTGGCACAAATTCATAATTAAAGCGTATCATCATTGAAAAATAAGACCAAAATTGAATGAAGGGCACATTACATTCTAGgcaaaaaattttgtgagacaatcttacggatcgtattttgtgagacggatattttatttgggtcatccatgaaaaaatattactttttatgctaagaatattactttttagtgTTAATATCGttgggttgacccatctcacagataaagattcatgagaccgtctcacaagagacctacatTATATCTATCAAATCatctatattaatttatatttgtttttttacaataattaattcactaatcatactttataaaataataatcactCGTGTTTGCAGTTGACAGTTTGACAATATAATAAATCATGACCAAAATCCGCCGCCCAATCTCTAAAAATTTAATAGAAGTTTGGTCGCATGTATTATTCTcagaagaaaaataataataaaatttggatAATTCTATGTTacttccaaaaaaatatttgattgagaTGTTCGTAcgaatattttaattattttttgtttttagtgATATGTTtgcgtaaacatataatttaaaaaaaaaagaagaagaaagagacAGAAAATTGAATTGATCttcaatattataaattatgaaCAAAGAAATTGCTTTTGATGGAAAGTGGGGAAGGGTGGATACCTTTC comes from Primulina huaijiensis isolate GDHJ02 chromosome 17, ASM1229523v2, whole genome shotgun sequence and encodes:
- the LOC140962992 gene encoding uncharacterized protein, with protein sequence MTNQELLLGQNHNGTLGQNQQVMLGPNNDTGIARIRGLGMGHTPEHEDGLGQSILSEGVDEHEYEQLNGLAMEEKPEHEVQEVHLHGENIELVIPENNELAISDHQELDENMDLAVLQHEDICIESLHEMSVRQNALVVTPSAVLQQRSLALSPYHELVVGQEFADVKACRRALRDTAIALHFEVQTIKSDKTRFTAKCASESCPWRIHAAKLPGVPTFTIRTINDNHTCGGISHLGHQQASVQWVANSVEQRLRENPNCKPKEILEEIHRVHGITLSYKQAWRGKERIMTAMRGSFEEGYRLLPQYCEQVKRTNPGSIASVYTNPADNCFQRLFISFQASIYGFLNACRPLLGLDRTFLKSKYLGTLLLATGFDGDGGLFPLAFGVVDEENDDNWMWFLSELHSLLEVNTENMPRLTILSDRQKGIVDGVEANFPTAFHGFCMRHLSESFRKEFNNTMLVNLLWETAHVLTVNEFDTKILEIEEISQDAAYWIRRIPPRLWATAYFEGTRFGHLTANIVESLNTWILEASGLPIIQMMECIRRQLMTWFNERREASMQWTSILVPTAERRVAEALERARTYQVLRANEAEFEVISHEGTNIVDIRNRCCLCRGWQLYGLPCAHAVAALLSCRQNVHRFTESSFTVATYRKTYSQTIHPIPDKTLWKEVSEGDPNANKATDIVVYNNPIDIIINPPKSLRPPGRPRKKRVRAEDRGRVKRVVHCSRCNQTGHFRTTCAAPI